The following nucleotide sequence is from candidate division WOR-3 bacterium.
GAGAGATGCACAATGTTAAACTTTTTACTCATTGGGTAATTGGCAGGATAAGGGTGAATTTTGAACCGATACCCGGCGTGCTCTCCACCTTGACCTCGCCTTTATGAAGCGCGGCGATGTGTTTCACAATCGCCAAGCCCAGACCGGTCCCACCGCTCTCCCGGGAACGGGCGCGGTCAACAACATAGAACCGCTCAAAGATGTGGGGCAGATGCTCCTTGGTGATGCCGATGCCGGTGTCCTGAACCAAAAGGTGCAATTGGTTGTTGATGGGTGCAATTGCGATTGTGATTGTCCCCTTTTCGGTGTAACGCACCGCATTGTCCAAAAGGTTGATTAACGCCTGCTCAAGATAGAGCCGGTCACCTTTAACTTTGGGGGGGTGTTTGGGTAACTGCAGGTTGAGTTCCAGCCCCTTCCTTTTGATGGTTGGTTCAAAAAGGGGTAGAACATCATTGACAATCCGGTTGATATCAACTTCGGTAAGTTCCAAAACGCTGTTAGGGGTTTCAACCCGGGACAGGGTTAATAGATCACTGACAATCTTGATAAGCCGGTCGGTATGCCGCTTGACCACCTCCAGATAACGCCGGTTATTCTCGTCAACGGTCTCCTCCATAGTTTCCAGATAGCCCTTTATTGCGGTTAGCGGGGTGCGCAGTTCATGCGAGACATTGAGGATTAAATCCCTTTTCAGCTGTGCTGCCCGAACAATCTCAGTGATATCACTGAGGGTAATTACCCTTTCCCCGGCATCAGCCCAGGTGGCGTTGAGGAGAAAGGTCCTGTCCTTAATGGTTATTTCTGTTGTTAACGACCGGCTTTCGCTGGTTAAACCGCTCAGGATTGATGGTAACTGCGGGTGACGAATCACCTCCCAGTAGAACTTTCCCTCGACCTCGCTGGTATCAGCAACCCCTTGAAAACTGGGGTTGGCGATGAGGATCCTGCCACTTGGGTCAAGGACAAAAAGGGCATCATGAAGTGAATTGAGTATGGCGGTAAGCCAGCCCTTTTTCTGCTCAAGGTCAAGGGTCTTTTCTTTAATCTTTTCACCCATCTCCTGGAATTTTACTGCGAGTTGGTTGAGTTCCTGATACCGGGCAGGGGTGAATCGAACAGCCAATTCGCCCTGAGAGATCCGGGTACAGGCGGTTTGGATTTCATTGATTTGTGTTTTTATGGAATTGTAAACAAAATAGGCGCTGATGAGCGCCAGGGCAATTGCTATGAGAGCGGTCAGGGCGATTAGGAACAGAAGGTTGGGAATGGTGCGATAAGAAGGAATGAAAAGAAGGATGAGCAAAAGTAATAGGGGGATGAGGGCGGGTATGATTGTTAATCTCAGGATACCGAGGAAAAGCGTTCGCCTCATATTAATTTTAGCGGGTCAGGCTTCAATCTTATAACCAACACCGCGGATGTTACGGATTAGATTCCCTGCCTTCCCTAACTTGGCGCGCAAATGTTTTATGTGCACATCGACGGTGCGGTCAAGAACCGCCTTCTCCTCCCCCCAGAGTTCATCCAGTATCTGATTGCGGGTAAAAACCCAGCCAGGCCTTTTTGCCAAAATCAAGAGCAGGCGGAACTCGGTTGTGGTCAGGTCTATCCTTTTACCGTCAACCTCCACCTCGTGACGCTGAGGGTCAATTTTTACTATACCACCCAGGGTGATTTTCTCATCGGCAAGGGACATTTCCTGCCGGCGGAGAACGCTTTTTACCCGGGCAACAAGCTCACGCGCTGAGAAGGGCTTGGTTACATAGTCATCCGCGCCCAGTTCCAGACCAATGACCCGGTCGGTTTCCTCGCCCCGGGCGGTGAGCATTATTATGGGAATCGCCCTGGTCCGCGGCTCACTTTTTAGGAGGCGGCAGATGTCAAGTCCATCAACATCGGGCAGCATCAGGTCAAGGATGACAAGGTCAGGGAGTTGGTTTTCCAAAAAGTGATAGAAATCCCGGGCGTTGGTAAATGTCTCGGTTCTGAATCCGTTCCGGTTAAGATTGATGGCAACCAGCTCCAGGATATCTGGTTCATCATCAACAATGGCGATAAGCCGCGGTGGTTTGTTAGGTGGCGGGCTCGCCCCTGCCATGTTTGATAACCTCACCGGTGGTGGCGTAGATGACATCTTCAGAGATGTTGGTGGCGAGGTCCGCGATGCGCTCGAGGTTGAGGGAGATCAGCATCAGTTTTAACGCCCGGTCAATGGTAGTGGCATCAGAGGTCATATAGGTGATGAGTTCACGATTAATCTGGTCCTTGAGGGAATCAACCACCGAGTCACGGGTGCAGACATCACGGGCAAGAAGGGGATCACCCCGGGTAAATGCGTCAAGGCTATCGTGAAGCATACCCCTCGTCTGTTCCGCCATGCGCGGGAGGTCGATTAACGGTTTCACCGGCGGTCTCGGGATGAGAAAAAGCGCCGCCTCGGCGATATTGACCGCGTGGTCACCGATACGCTCGAGGTCATTGTTGATTTTGATGACCATTGTGATGGTGCGGAGATTAGAGGCTTCGGGCTGATAAAGGGCGATGAGGTTAATCGCAAAATCCTCAATCTCAATCTCCAGTTGATTTACCGCCTCCTCAGTATCGTTTATGACCTTCTCTGCCAGAGATGAATTCCGCTTGATCAACGCCTGGATGCTACCCTCAACCATTCCCTCCACCTGGGCAGCCATTGCCAAAAGTTTTTCCTTAAGTTCGGTAACCTTTTGTTCAAGAATCGTCATAGTTTCTCCTGATGTAAATATAGCAAATTTTTAAAAATTGACAAGTATTGTTATCATCCGAATTTACCACCAAGGAACTCCTCGGTCCGTTTGTCGCGTGGGGTGGTGAAGACCTTTTCAGTCCGGTCAAACTCCACCAGTTCACCGAGCATAACAAAGGCGCAGAAGTCAGAAACCCGTGCCGCCTGCTGCATATTGTGGGTGACGATGACAATCGTGTAGTCCTTTTTCAGTTGGACGATCAGTTCCTCCAGCCGGGCGGTAGAATGGGGGTCAAGTGCTGATGCCGGTTCGTCAAGGAGGATGATTTCCGGTTCAACCGCCAGGCAGCGGGCAAGGCAGAGCCGCTGCTGCTGACCGCCGGAAAGGGAAAAGGCGTTGTCGTGGAGCCGGTCTTTCACCTCATCCCAGAGGTTTGCCTGGCGTAAAGCGGTTTCAACCCTATTACGGATTTCGCATCCCTGGGCGAGGCGATGGATTTTTATTCCGAAGGCGATGTTCTCAAATATTGATTTCGGGAACGGGTTTGGCTTCTGAAACACCATCCCGACCTTCTTGCGGAGTTGAATGACATCGGTTTCAGGAGCGAAGATGTTTTCGCCGTCTATCAAAATTCTCCCGTTGATACGGGTCTCAGCAATCAGGTCGTTCATACGATTTATACAACGGAGCAGGGTTGATTTACCGCAGCCAGATGGACCCATTATCGCTGTCACCGCATTGGGCGGGATGGTGAGGGAGATGTCTTTCAGGACATGGTTTTTGCCAAACCAGAGGTTAAGGTTCTGGATATCTATTGTGCCTTTTGCCATTTTTCATCCCCCTTAGACCTGCCATTTATTCGCAGCGGCAACGCGCATGCGGATGAGGAAGGCGATGGCGTCAAATACCAGTACCAGGATTAGGAGCACGAGCGCGGTTCCAAAGGCGATTGGTCTCACCTTGATTAACTGGTCGTGCTGGGTGGTCAGCGCGAAGAGGTGATAGGGAAGCGCCATAAATTTGTGGAGTGGGGTTTTAGGAAGTTCGCGGGTGAAGTAGGTGACACCGGTAAAGAGAATAGGCGCGGTTTCGCCGATTGTGCGGGCAAAGGCAAGGAGGACCCCTGTAAGGATGCCGGGAAAGGCGAAGGGTAGGACATTGTGCCTGATTGCCTCCCATTTTGTTGCGCCCACCGCCAACGCCCCTTCTCGAAAAGAGCCAGGGATTGCAGTGATTGTCTCCTCGGCGGTAGCAATAATCCAGGGTAGATTAAGCAGACCGAGGGTCAGACCTGAGGCAAGGGCAGAAAGTCCAATGTTGAGACCGCGCACAAAAAGTGCCACCCCAAAAAGACCGTAGACAATTGAAGGGATGCCGGCAAGGGAACGAATAGAGGAACGAATTGCCCGGGTTAGAAGGTTATTTGGGGCATATTCTGCGAGATAGATGGCAGAAAAAACTCCCATTGGTATTGAAAATATTAGTGAGATGAAGGTAATATAAAGTGTGCCGACGATGCAGGGCATAATACCGCCCGCGGTCATTCCCTTTGTCGGTGGCTGAGTTAGAAATTCCCAGGAGAGGACATTGATGCCGTTACTGAACAGATAAAACACCATATAGCCGATAAAGACTATGAATAAAAAGAGAGGCAACGCCAAAACCAAGAAGCCCACATTACTGACAAAATATTTCCGGCGCAGGCGTTCGGGTTGAGGTGCTATCGTCATAGGGTGAAACTTTTCTTTTCCCGCTTGATTAGGGATTCGGCGATGAGGTTGGTGCCCAGCGCAATTAAAAACAGTATGAAGCCTAAGGCAAAGAGGGCAAAGAAGTGGATAGAGTTGAAACTGGATTCGCCCAGTTCTATGGCGATGGTGGTGGTGATGGTTCTGACCGGGTCAAAGAGCGACTTAGGGATGATAGGCGCATTGCCCGCCACCATTAAAACCGCCATCGTCTCACCAATCGCCCTGCCAAATCCCAAGAGAACCGCAGCCAGGATTCCGGAACGGGCAGCAGGCAGGATGATTCTGATTGCGGTTGTCCAGGGTGAGGCGCCAAGCGCATAGGCGGCTTCACGGTAGGAGTGAGGCACAACCCGCATCGCATCTTCAGATACCGAGATGATTGTTGGCAATGACATTAGTGCTAAGAGGAGACTGGCGTTGAGGATATTAAGACCCGAAGGGACATTGAAAAGCCGGGAAATAAATGGTCCAAGGACAACAAGACCAAAGAAGCCAATAACCACCGACGGGAAGCCGGCAAAGAGTTCTACAACCATTTTCACGCCCACCCGGAGACCGCCTTTGAGCCTTTCGGCAATGAAGACGGCACCGGCAATACCAAGCGGGATTGAAATAACAAGGGCGATGATGGTGGTAATGAGGCTGCCAAGAAATAGAGGGACAATTCCATATCTGGGTTGACCATAGGCGTCCGGGTTCCAAGATGTGCCGAAGAGGAACTCCTGCACCCTTATCGGCTGGGATGACAGGTCATCAGGTTGAGTATCCCTTGGCGGTATAAACGCCCGTACCCCGTAGGTGAAGAGAAAGAGAAGAATCCCCAGTAAAACCGAGGCGGCAAGAACAGCGGTAAGAGAGAAGGCTATCCGGACACCCTTGTCGGTCGCCTTCCGCAGTTTCATCCTTCAGTTCAGCTGTTAACCTATTGTAGAACCTGGTTGTTGCGCTGAATGTAGTTTTCGCTTACCGGGACAAACCCTTCTTCTTCAACTATTTTCTGCCCTTCTGGGCTGAGTTCAAAAAGGATGAAGTCGCGGACAACCCCCTTGGGTTTGCCATTGAGGTAATGGTAGAGGGGACGGGTGAGGGGGTATTTGCCACTTTTCACATCTGCCTCATCAGTCGGAGAGACATAGGATTCGCCCGCTTTCCTGGCAATTGCCACCGGCTTGATGCCCTCAATGTTACGGATATAGCCTAACCCGACATAGCCGATACCACCTTCATCAGCCTTAACCCCTTCAACAATCTGGGAATTACCATTCATCTGGCGCATAATGGGTGCGTATTCACCCTTTACCACCTCATCACGGAAGAAGACAAAGGTGCCCGAGTTGGGCTGCCTGCCATAAAGGACGATTTTCTTGTTCGGACCGCCGAGTTGATTCCAGTTGGTGATTTCACCACGGTAGATGGCACCGATTTGTTGCAGGGTTAATTTGTTAACCGGGTTTTTGCTGTTAACAATTACCGATAAACCATCAAGCGCAATGACGATTTCAACTGGATTCACGCCGTTAGCCCGTGCCGAGGATATTTCCTTTGATTTAATACCCCGGGAGGCGTTGGCGATATCCACCTCGCGATTGATAATGGCGTTGATCCCGACACCGGAACCGCCGCCGGTAACTGAGACGGTGACATCAGGACGAACAGCCGAAAACGCCTCACCAAGACGCTGGGTTAGATTAAGCATCGTGTCCGAACCTTTGATGATGATTTCGGCACCGAAGAGAATGGTGCCGAGCAGAGCTATAATGGTTATGATTTTTTTCATTTTTCCTCCTTTTTATAACTGTGGCTTTGCAACAATTGTGCTCCACTCAAACCGCACCTGAGCGAGGAGCACATCGGTGGGCTTGATATCGCTGTTTTTGGGCTGGGTTCTTATCCAGGCAAACTGAAACTCCAGACCAGGCTTACCCTTCTCCCGGCGGATGAAGTGGTAGTTGAAGCCCCCGCCATAGCGGATAAAACTTTTGTCCTTGTTAAGTTCCATTGCATCTCCATGCTCTTCTTTGCGGTTCCACATTGAAAACCGCCCAAAGATTTCCACCTTTCTGCCCGGAATGGTGACAATCGGTAATACATCCAGACCCGCCATTTGGTATTTCTTGGTTTTTTCCACAAGTGTTGAGTCAATTATCTGACCGGCGCTATCGCGGTTGATTTTGTAATAACTGAACCAGCGGGTGTAGTTGTAGCCGATGTATTCAAGAGTTACAGATATTGGACCATACGCCAGTTTTGCCATCGGCGCAAAACCAAGGCGGTTTTTATTACTGGTGTCGGCATTCATATAATAGATGTCAGTACCAACAGTGGTTCTCCCTTTTTTGTCATTTTTATATGGGGACTCGTCGCGGGCATTGGTGAACACGGAAGCGCCGATGGTAATACCGGCAAGAGGGGTAAGACGCAGATTACCAAGTAGTTCTGGCGAGGTGTTGACATACTTCCCAGCATATTTATACCCTTCACCGTTATATACTCCCAGTTGCAGTTCGCCAAGACCTGAGGGGAGAAAGCCGTTGATGGTGACTCCGTAATCCGCAGAGGCACATACGCTCTGGTCATCGGCAAGCGATTTCTCCGGATGGGTATAATCCCAGGAATATATTAAACCGAAATAGTGTTTCTGCAGACCGGCAGTGAGATTGAGGTCTTTGATTAAAGGAAGCGCGAGGTCCGCATAGGCTTCTTTTAAGCGGACAGTTGCACCCTCTGGGTACTTATCGGATGAGAAAATATCTACTGTCATTTTGGTAAAGAAGGGCGGGGACCACCGGTGGGAAAGACGGATGTAACCGCGCTCAAGTGCGAAGCGACTGACGCTTGGTTGGGTCAGTTTTAAGCCCGAGGACTGGTTAGTATAGCGATACCAGCCGTTGTGCTCAAACTCGGTTTCGCCCGGTTCAAGGGCAAATATGGTTGTGGCGGCTAATGCCACTGCGAAGATGACAAAGATTCGTTTATGCAACTTTTACTCCTTTCGTTTGTTTGTGCAAGCTTGTTACTTTCATTGGGAATGAGGATACAAGAGCAGTGTTAAGTGGTTATAAATTTTTTGTTAAGTTTTTGTTAAGCGTTTAAGAGGTTTTTGGCAAAAAGGTCGGTTGTGCGTAAGTTAATATAAATGAAGGTGTTAGCCGTAGCGACCGGAAATGTAATTCTCGGTTTCCGGGTTATGAGGACTGGTGAAAATCTGTGTGGTTGTTCCAAATTCTATTAGTTTACCCAAAAGCATAAAACCGGTGAAGTCAGAGACGCGAGCAGCCTGCTGCATATTGTGGGTGACGATAATTATTGTATATTTTTGTTTGAGTTGCCGTAAGAGTTCTTCAATGTGCAGGGTGGCAATGGGGTCAAGTGCAGAGCAGGGTTCGTCCAAAAGTAGAATTTCAGGTTGGACTGCGAGCATTCGGGCGATACAGAGGCGCTGGCGTTGTTCATCTGTAAGGGTGAGGGCATTTTTATTGAGATTGTCTTTTAGTTCATCCCACATTTTGACCGCTCTTAGGCTCTGTTCAACAATCTCCGCAAGATGCTCTCTTTTATTAATGCCATGGAGGCGGGGTCCATAGGCGATGTTGTCAAATATGGAAAGTGGAAAGGCGTTGGGGCGCTGGAAAACCATTCCGACCCGCTTGCGCAACTCGAGGACATTCAAGGAGTAGATGTTTCTGCCGTCAAGGAGTATTTCACCTTTAATCCGCGCACCTTCAATCAATTCGTTCATCCGGTTGAGACTCCTCAGCAAGGTAGATTTGCCACACCCAGATGGTCCGATTATGGCGGTAATGGCGCAGGGAGGAAAGCCGATGCTCACATCAATTACCGCTTGGAAGTTGCCATAAAAGACGGACAGGTTTCTGGTCAGGAGTTTGACCGGTTTAGCCGATTCTGCCAGAGACATAGTCGTCAGTACGTTTGTCCTTTGGGTTAGTAAAAATCCTTTCGGTTGCTCCCAGTTCCACCAGTTCACCATTGAAAAAGAAGGCGGTGCGGTCCGAGACCCGTGCCGCCTGTTTCACATTGTTGGTAACAAGAATGAAGGTGTAGCGGTTTTTGAGTTCGCGCATCGCCTGTTCAATCTGGGCGGTGGAGATGGGGTCAAGTCCAGAGCAGGGTTCGTCCATCATTACGACCTCGGGCTCAACGGCAAGGGTGCGGGCGATGCAGAGACGCTGCTGTTGTCCTCCAGAAAGCCGTAAGGCAGATGTAAAGAGCCTGTCCTTTACTTCGTCCCAAAGGAAGGCGGCACGAAGGCTCTTTTCAACGATTTCGGCAAGGGTACGCATATTGCGGACGCCTTTCAAGCGTGGTCCGTAGGCAATATTGTCAAAGATTGTTCCGGGCAGGGGTACAGGAGTGGCAAAGATTAAACCCACTTTCCGGCGCAGGGTATCGATGCCCCATTGCCCCACATCCTTGCCATCAAGTAAAAGATTGCCTGTGCGGATAAATTCGGGCTGATTTTCAATCAGGCGGTTGATTGCCCTTAAAAAGGTGGTTTTACCAGAATGGGCAGGACCGATGATGGCAAGAATTTCCTGGTTAAGAACCGTTAGGTTAATATTTTTGAGGACGGGTTTCTTATTGACAGTTACATTGAGATTCTGGGCAATTATCTTTTCTTGCATCTATCGCAGCCTCCTGGTAAGACGGAACATCATGATATAGGCAAAGGCGTTAATAATGAGGATGGAAAG
It contains:
- a CDS encoding ATP-binding protein, with product MRRTLFLGILRLTIIPALIPLLLLLILLFIPSYRTIPNLLFLIALTALIAIALALISAYFVYNSIKTQINEIQTACTRISQGELAVRFTPARYQELNQLAVKFQEMGEKIKEKTLDLEQKKGWLTAILNSLHDALFVLDPSGRILIANPSFQGVADTSEVEGKFYWEVIRHPQLPSILSGLTSESRSLTTEITIKDRTFLLNATWADAGERVITLSDITEIVRAAQLKRDLILNVSHELRTPLTAIKGYLETMEETVDENNRRYLEVVKRHTDRLIKIVSDLLTLSRVETPNSVLELTEVDINRIVNDVLPLFEPTIKRKGLELNLQLPKHPPKVKGDRLYLEQALINLLDNAVRYTEKGTITIAIAPINNQLHLLVQDTGIGITKEHLPHIFERFYVVDRARSRESGGTGLGLAIVKHIAALHKGEVKVESTPGIGSKFTLILPITQ
- a CDS encoding response regulator, coding for MRLSNMAGASPPPNKPPRLIAIVDDEPDILELVAINLNRNGFRTETFTNARDFYHFLENQLPDLVILDLMLPDVDGLDICRLLKSEPRTRAIPIIMLTARGEETDRVIGLELGADDYVTKPFSARELVARVKSVLRRQEMSLADEKITLGGIVKIDPQRHEVEVDGKRIDLTTTEFRLLLILAKRPGWVFTRNQILDELWGEEKAVLDRTVDVHIKHLRAKLGKAGNLIRNIRGVGYKIEA
- the phoU gene encoding phosphate signaling complex protein PhoU, producing MTILEQKVTELKEKLLAMAAQVEGMVEGSIQALIKRNSSLAEKVINDTEEAVNQLEIEIEDFAINLIALYQPEASNLRTITMVIKINNDLERIGDHAVNIAEAALFLIPRPPVKPLIDLPRMAEQTRGMLHDSLDAFTRGDPLLARDVCTRDSVVDSLKDQINRELITYMTSDATTIDRALKLMLISLNLERIADLATNISEDVIYATTGEVIKHGRGEPAT
- the pstB gene encoding phosphate ABC transporter ATP-binding protein PstB, with the translated sequence MAKGTIDIQNLNLWFGKNHVLKDISLTIPPNAVTAIMGPSGCGKSTLLRCINRMNDLIAETRINGRILIDGENIFAPETDVIQLRKKVGMVFQKPNPFPKSIFENIAFGIKIHRLAQGCEIRNRVETALRQANLWDEVKDRLHDNAFSLSGGQQQRLCLARCLAVEPEIILLDEPASALDPHSTARLEELIVQLKKDYTIVIVTHNMQQAARVSDFCAFVMLGELVEFDRTEKVFTTPRDKRTEEFLGGKFG
- the pstA gene encoding phosphate ABC transporter permease PstA; protein product: MTIAPQPERLRRKYFVSNVGFLVLALPLFLFIVFIGYMVFYLFSNGINVLSWEFLTQPPTKGMTAGGIMPCIVGTLYITFISLIFSIPMGVFSAIYLAEYAPNNLLTRAIRSSIRSLAGIPSIVYGLFGVALFVRGLNIGLSALASGLTLGLLNLPWIIATAEETITAIPGSFREGALAVGATKWEAIRHNVLPFAFPGILTGVLLAFARTIGETAPILFTGVTYFTRELPKTPLHKFMALPYHLFALTTQHDQLIKVRPIAFGTALVLLILVLVFDAIAFLIRMRVAAANKWQV
- the pstC gene encoding phosphate ABC transporter permease subunit PstC yields the protein MKLRKATDKGVRIAFSLTAVLAASVLLGILLFLFTYGVRAFIPPRDTQPDDLSSQPIRVQEFLFGTSWNPDAYGQPRYGIVPLFLGSLITTIIALVISIPLGIAGAVFIAERLKGGLRVGVKMVVELFAGFPSVVIGFFGLVVLGPFISRLFNVPSGLNILNASLLLALMSLPTIISVSEDAMRVVPHSYREAAYALGASPWTTAIRIILPAARSGILAAVLLGFGRAIGETMAVLMVAGNAPIIPKSLFDPVRTITTTIAIELGESSFNSIHFFALFALGFILFLIALGTNLIAESLIKREKKSFTL
- a CDS encoding PstS family phosphate ABC transporter substrate-binding protein, yielding MKKIITIIALLGTILFGAEIIIKGSDTMLNLTQRLGEAFSAVRPDVTVSVTGGGSGVGINAIINREVDIANASRGIKSKEISSARANGVNPVEIVIALDGLSVIVNSKNPVNKLTLQQIGAIYRGEITNWNQLGGPNKKIVLYGRQPNSGTFVFFRDEVVKGEYAPIMRQMNGNSQIVEGVKADEGGIGYVGLGYIRNIEGIKPVAIARKAGESYVSPTDEADVKSGKYPLTRPLYHYLNGKPKGVVRDFILFELSPEGQKIVEEEGFVPVSENYIQRNNQVLQ
- the pstB gene encoding phosphate ABC transporter ATP-binding protein PstB, with protein sequence MSLAESAKPVKLLTRNLSVFYGNFQAVIDVSIGFPPCAITAIIGPSGCGKSTLLRSLNRMNELIEGARIKGEILLDGRNIYSLNVLELRKRVGMVFQRPNAFPLSIFDNIAYGPRLHGINKREHLAEIVEQSLRAVKMWDELKDNLNKNALTLTDEQRQRLCIARMLAVQPEILLLDEPCSALDPIATLHIEELLRQLKQKYTIIIVTHNMQQAARVSDFTGFMLLGKLIEFGTTTQIFTSPHNPETENYISGRYG
- a CDS encoding phosphate ABC transporter ATP-binding protein; amino-acid sequence: MQEKIIAQNLNVTVNKKPVLKNINLTVLNQEILAIIGPAHSGKTTFLRAINRLIENQPEFIRTGNLLLDGKDVGQWGIDTLRRKVGLIFATPVPLPGTIFDNIAYGPRLKGVRNMRTLAEIVEKSLRAAFLWDEVKDRLFTSALRLSGGQQQRLCIARTLAVEPEVVMMDEPCSGLDPISTAQIEQAMRELKNRYTFILVTNNVKQAARVSDRTAFFFNGELVELGATERIFTNPKDKRTDDYVSGRIG